A DNA window from Trichosurus vulpecula isolate mTriVul1 chromosome 2, mTriVul1.pri, whole genome shotgun sequence contains the following coding sequences:
- the HOXD1 gene encoding homeobox protein Hox-D1: MNSYLEYISCGEVLTFSPKFCRSDPRPVALQPAFPLGGEGAFVSCLPVAAAGARPVPPAPAQPQPQPPTPTPPPPQLPPPPAPSRAPGPPPFAPCTLEGAYEAGAAPAADYSFLPQGSTYDFAGGLGPAAEDGVAGQVHYATSAVFSGGGSFILSGQVDYGAFGEPSPFPQGLKEQGDGPAGGFQAVSPAPGSYPKSVSPASGLPTALSTFEWMKVKRNAPKKSKLSEYGVHSPSSTIRTNFSTKQLTELEKEFHFNKYLTRARRIEIAHSLQLNDTQVKIWFQNRRMKQKKREREGLLASTSPVTSLQLSVSGMNPAKSGKNAESPAPSKDSSS; the protein is encoded by the exons ATGAATTCGTACCTGGAGTACATCTCGTGCGGAGAGGTGCTCACCTTCTCCCCCAAGTTCTGCCGCTCGGATCCCCGGCCCGTGGCTCTGCAGCCTGCCTTTCCCCTGGGCGGGGAGGGTGCCTTTGTCAGCTGCCTGCCTGTCGCCGCGGCTGGGGCTCGGCCGGTGCCTCCTGCCCCGgcgcagccccagccccagcctccgACGCCGACACCACCCCCGCCGCAGCTGCCACCGCCCCCAGCCCCGTCCCGGGCCCCCGGCCCGCCTCCGTTTGCTCCGTGCACCCTCGAAGGCGCCTACGAGGCGGGCGCCGCACCTGCCGCAGACTACAGCTTTCTGCCACAGGGCTCCACGTACGACTTCGCTGGCGGCCTAGGGCCCGCGGCCGAAGACGGCGTGGCCGGCCAAGTTCACTACGCCACTTCGGCCGTCTTTTCGGGCGGCGGCTCTTTCATTCTCAGCGGCCAAGTGGACTACGGCGCCTTCGGCGAGCCCAGCCCCTTCCCGCAGGGTCTCAAAGAACAAGGCGATGGTCCCGCTGGGGGCTTCCAGGCTGTCTCCCCAGCGCCCGGCTCCTACCCCAAGTCCGTCTCTCCCGCCTCGGGGCTTCCCACAGCCCTCAGCACTTTTGAATGGATGAAAGTGAAAAGAAACGCCCCCAAGAAAA GCAAACTCTCCGAATATGGAGTACACAGCCCCTCGAGCACGATTCGCACAAATTTCAGCACCAAGCAACTTACTGAACTGGAAAAAGAGTTTCATTTCAATAAGTACTTAACCCGGGCCCGTCGCATAGAAATAGCCCACTCCCTGCAGCTGAATGACACTCAAGTCAAAATCTGGTTCCAGAACCGAAgaatgaaacagaagaaaagggaaagagaaggattgTTGGCCAGCACATCACCTGTAACGTCTCTTCAGCTTTCTGTCTCAGGTATGAACCCTGCAAAGTCTGGCAAGAATGCAGAGAGCCCTGCTCCCTCCAAAGACTCTTCTTCATAA